One part of the Nostoc sp. PCC 7120 = FACHB-418 genome encodes these proteins:
- a CDS encoding TRAP transporter large permease, protein MTLAYEWLGPVMFAGALVLLSSGYPVAFSLGGVAILFGLLGIGLGVFDPIFLTAMPQRIFGIMANYTLLAIPYFIFMGAMLEKSGIAERLLETMGILLGRLRGGLALAVVLVGALLAATTGVVAATVVAMGLISLPIMLRYGYNKELATGVIAASGTLGQIIPPSVVLVVLGDQLGISVGDLFIGSVIPGLMMASAFALHVLIVAFIRPDVAPALPAQVREIGGKALGKRVIQVMIPPLILILLVLGSIFFGFATPTEAGAVGCAGAIALAAANGQFTLESLRQVCDTTLRITSMVVFILIGSTAFSLVFRGLNGDQFMFDVLANLPGGKIGFLFVSMTTVFLLGFFIDFFEIAFIVIPLFVPVAQKLGIDLVWYGVILGANLQTSFLTPPFGFALFYLRGVAPPEVTTSDIYRGVIPFILLQLLVLLLIIIFPGIVSFLPSLGS, encoded by the coding sequence ATGACACTGGCTTATGAATGGTTGGGGCCAGTGATGTTTGCTGGTGCTTTAGTTCTATTATCTTCAGGCTACCCAGTAGCTTTTTCTTTGGGTGGAGTAGCGATTTTATTTGGATTGTTGGGAATTGGTTTAGGTGTCTTTGACCCTATATTCCTCACAGCCATGCCACAGCGTATTTTCGGCATTATGGCTAATTATACCCTGTTAGCAATCCCTTATTTTATTTTTATGGGGGCAATGTTAGAAAAATCTGGCATTGCCGAAAGACTCCTAGAAACAATGGGTATTTTGTTAGGACGCTTGCGTGGTGGACTTGCTTTAGCCGTTGTCTTAGTAGGCGCATTATTAGCTGCAACCACTGGTGTAGTAGCAGCCACAGTGGTGGCAATGGGTTTGATTTCTCTACCGATTATGCTGCGCTATGGATACAACAAAGAATTAGCCACTGGTGTGATTGCTGCATCGGGAACCTTGGGACAAATTATCCCGCCGAGTGTGGTGTTAGTTGTATTAGGTGATCAATTGGGTATATCGGTAGGAGACTTGTTCATTGGTTCCGTGATTCCAGGTTTGATGATGGCAAGTGCTTTTGCCCTTCATGTATTAATTGTGGCTTTCATCAGACCGGATGTAGCTCCAGCCTTACCTGCCCAAGTGAGAGAAATCGGTGGTAAAGCCTTGGGAAAAAGGGTGATACAGGTGATGATACCGCCTTTGATACTGATTTTATTAGTATTGGGGAGTATCTTTTTTGGCTTTGCTACACCAACAGAAGCAGGTGCAGTAGGTTGTGCTGGGGCGATCGCTCTTGCGGCTGCTAATGGTCAATTCACTTTAGAATCATTACGCCAAGTCTGCGATACTACCTTACGCATCACTAGTATGGTAGTTTTTATCCTCATTGGCTCCACTGCATTTAGTTTAGTGTTCCGGGGATTGAACGGCGATCAATTCATGTTCGATGTCCTAGCCAATCTCCCTGGTGGTAAAATCGGCTTTTTGTTTGTCAGCATGACGACAGTATTTCTTTTGGGCTTTTTCATCGATTTTTTCGAGATTGCCTTTATTGTCATACCTTTATTTGTTCCAGTTGCCCAAAAATTAGGCATTGACTTAGTTTGGTACGGTGTGATTTTAGGCGCAAATTTGCAAACATCCTTTCTCACACCACCCTTTGGCTTTGCCTTATTTTATTTACGAGGTGTAGCACCACCAGAAGTCACCACATCAGATATTTATCGCGGTGTCATACCCTTTATTCTCTTGCAACTTTTAGTCCTGCTGTTAATCATTATTTTCCCCGGAATTGTCAGTTTCCTACCATCTTTGGGAAGTTAA
- a CDS encoding TRAP transporter substrate-binding protein codes for MKRREVLNTAAIATATTALVSCTQTNTSSVQAGLPNVRWRMTTSWPKSLGTFIGAETVAKRVAEMTNGRFKITPFAAGELVPGLQVLDAVQAGTVECGHTSSYYYIGKSPALAFATSVPFGLNAQQQYAWLYQGGGLAAIQKIYANFNVINFPAGSTGAQMGGWFKKEIKSVSDLKGLKMRIPGLGGQVMSRLGVNVQVLPGGEIYLALDRGAIDAAEWVGPYDDEKLGLNKAAQFYYYPGWWEPGPTLDVLVNLNAWNRLPKEYQEIFKTATVEANLTMLNQYDALNGEALTRLLAGGTKLVPYSQEIMQAAQKISFDIFEENASKDAAFKQVYEQWKAFRKQIFAWNRVNELSYENFASSSQ; via the coding sequence ATGAAACGCCGAGAAGTTTTGAATACTGCTGCGATCGCCACAGCAACTACAGCTTTAGTTTCCTGTACCCAAACTAATACATCTTCCGTACAAGCAGGATTACCAAACGTGCGCTGGCGAATGACGACTAGCTGGCCTAAGTCTTTAGGAACTTTTATTGGTGCAGAAACCGTTGCCAAAAGAGTAGCAGAAATGACCAACGGGCGTTTCAAAATTACACCATTTGCGGCGGGGGAATTAGTACCAGGTTTGCAAGTTCTCGATGCTGTACAAGCCGGAACTGTGGAATGTGGTCATACATCCAGTTACTATTACATCGGTAAAAGTCCGGCTTTGGCTTTCGCCACCTCTGTACCCTTCGGTTTAAATGCCCAACAACAGTATGCTTGGCTTTACCAGGGTGGTGGACTAGCGGCTATCCAAAAAATTTATGCTAATTTCAATGTGATTAATTTTCCGGCTGGTAGTACCGGCGCACAGATGGGGGGATGGTTCAAAAAAGAAATTAAATCTGTCTCTGACCTCAAAGGCTTGAAAATGCGGATTCCGGGCTTAGGCGGACAAGTTATGTCCCGTTTAGGTGTAAATGTGCAAGTATTACCAGGAGGCGAAATTTATTTAGCTTTAGACAGAGGTGCAATTGATGCAGCCGAATGGGTAGGCCCCTACGATGACGAGAAACTGGGACTGAATAAAGCTGCCCAATTTTACTATTATCCTGGTTGGTGGGAACCAGGCCCAACTTTGGATGTATTAGTTAACCTGAATGCTTGGAATCGTCTCCCAAAGGAATATCAGGAAATATTTAAAACGGCGACTGTAGAAGCTAACTTAACGATGCTCAATCAGTATGATGCTTTAAATGGAGAAGCGCTTACAAGATTACTAGCAGGTGGGACAAAGCTTGTTCCCTACAGTCAAGAAATTATGCAGGCGGCTCAGAAAATTTCTTTTGATATTTTTGAAGAAAATGCTAGTAAAGATGCAGCTTTCAAACAAGTTTACGAGCAGTGGAAAGCCTTCCGTAAGCAGATTTTCGCCTGGAATCGGGTTAATGAATTGAGCTATGAAAATTTTGCTAGTTCTAGTCAATAG
- a CDS encoding GNAT family N-acetyltransferase, whose amino-acid sequence MNANGIFLRPAEKQDAWVLSAVHIAAIKALPATFYTRQELLAWRNHLSKPDGSHILKRMKSETFWVAVEGNNIVGFTSYIVDELIALYVHPHYQGRGNGRALVEHFFHQATQQKVDKVITTASLYAEGFYLRLGFHAIEKSPHQLSKGVIVPVIKMSKELIKLT is encoded by the coding sequence ATGAATGCCAATGGAATATTTTTGAGACCTGCTGAAAAACAAGATGCGTGGGTACTGAGTGCAGTTCATATTGCTGCTATCAAAGCTCTACCTGCAACTTTTTACACCCGACAAGAATTGTTAGCTTGGCGTAATCATTTGTCTAAACCAGACGGTTCTCATATTCTCAAAAGGATGAAATCAGAAACATTCTGGGTTGCAGTTGAGGGCAATAACATTGTCGGATTTACTAGTTATATTGTTGATGAATTAATTGCCTTATATGTACATCCTCATTATCAAGGTAGAGGAAATGGCCGAGCCTTAGTAGAACATTTTTTTCATCAAGCAACTCAGCAAAAAGTTGATAAAGTCATCACAACTGCTAGTCTTTATGCTGAAGGATTTTATTTACGCTTAGGATTCCATGCTATAGAAAAATCTCCCCACCAATTGAGTAAAGGAGTAATAGTTCCTGTTATCAAAATGAGTAAAGAATTAATTAAACTTACATAA
- a CDS encoding OmpA family protein: MNNDAIDSSSQISPGNDLSLINKITKVDDELSKLRSLLLGVEPAKLNQLYELLDNPHIRPEDISRLLPEAVILRSQQDKQLIAAMISIVEEAIQVSVQQDENILSEAFFPVIIPASRKAIATLLDEMMQSLNQALEHSFSWESLQWRLEAKRTGKPFAEIVLLRTLVYRVEQIFLIHKNTGLLLQHLVANQVTSQDPDLVVAMLTAIQDFIKDSFSVQKTDQLQSLRFGELRIWITEGPQALLAATIRGNPPQELRLSLQTAIEKIHLKLSREMKDFAGDAKPFQVCQPYLESCLISQYKFKSASKKSYKYAWTFLGIIAIACGIWSFLAVREQLRWRAYLQELDSQPGIVVTDTKQQFGKYFISGLRDPLASDPHTLLQQTKLNPQTIVSHWQSYLSLEPQLMIKRVNKLLQPPPTASLRIDHNGVLYAVGSAPRQWILATRKSWSVIPGLTQFQDQDLVESELNELAIYQSQIEREIIFFPEGSQEIIPSELSKLNNLVLAIKKLLPIAKYLEKDVHIQIIGHTNTTGTESRNAQLSAGRSQRVLSYLSSQGISTSQLQVLGVSSSQPLQPELTDEGKKFNRRVSFKVIIMRVGSSK; this comes from the coding sequence ATGAATAATGATGCAATAGATTCTAGCAGTCAAATATCCCCTGGTAATGACTTATCATTAATTAACAAAATCACTAAAGTTGATGATGAACTTAGTAAACTTCGGAGTTTGTTGTTGGGAGTTGAGCCAGCTAAACTTAACCAACTTTATGAACTTTTAGATAATCCACACATCAGACCAGAAGATATTAGTCGCTTACTTCCAGAGGCTGTGATCTTAAGATCGCAACAAGATAAACAACTAATTGCAGCGATGATTTCTATTGTTGAAGAAGCGATTCAAGTTTCTGTTCAACAAGATGAAAATATACTTTCAGAAGCTTTTTTTCCAGTCATTATTCCTGCATCTCGGAAAGCGATCGCTACATTGCTCGATGAAATGATGCAATCCCTCAACCAAGCTCTAGAGCATAGTTTTTCCTGGGAAAGTTTGCAATGGCGACTAGAAGCGAAACGTACAGGAAAACCATTTGCAGAAATAGTTTTATTGCGGACATTAGTTTATCGAGTAGAACAGATATTCTTAATACATAAAAATACAGGATTATTGTTGCAACATCTTGTAGCCAATCAAGTAACCAGCCAAGACCCAGATTTAGTGGTGGCGATGTTGACCGCTATTCAAGACTTTATCAAAGATTCTTTTAGTGTTCAAAAAACAGATCAATTGCAAAGTTTGCGTTTTGGAGAACTGCGAATCTGGATTACAGAAGGGCCACAAGCCTTATTAGCGGCGACAATCCGGGGTAATCCCCCCCAAGAATTGAGATTAAGTCTGCAAACAGCAATTGAAAAAATTCATCTCAAGCTGAGTCGAGAGATGAAAGACTTTGCTGGGGATGCAAAACCATTTCAAGTATGTCAGCCTTATTTAGAATCTTGCCTAATCAGCCAGTATAAATTTAAATCTGCGTCAAAAAAAAGTTACAAATACGCTTGGACTTTTTTAGGTATTATAGCGATCGCCTGTGGGATTTGGAGTTTTCTTGCTGTCAGAGAGCAATTACGTTGGCGTGCTTACTTGCAAGAACTCGATTCTCAACCCGGTATTGTGGTAACTGACACCAAACAGCAGTTCGGTAAATATTTTATCTCTGGATTGCGTGATCCCTTGGCATCAGATCCCCATACCTTACTACAACAAACAAAACTCAATCCTCAAACAATTGTCAGTCATTGGCAAAGTTATTTATCTTTAGAACCCCAGTTGATGATAAAAAGGGTAAATAAATTACTCCAACCTCCACCTACTGCATCACTAAGAATTGATCATAATGGCGTTCTCTATGCTGTTGGCTCTGCACCCCGTCAATGGATTTTAGCCACACGTAAATCATGGTCTGTAATACCCGGATTAACTCAATTTCAAGATCAGGATCTTGTAGAAAGCGAATTAAACGAATTAGCAATATACCAAAGTCAAATTGAGCGAGAAATTATCTTTTTTCCAGAAGGCTCTCAAGAAATTATTCCTAGTGAATTATCTAAATTAAATAACTTAGTATTAGCAATTAAAAAACTTTTACCCATCGCTAAATATCTAGAGAAAGATGTACATATTCAAATAATAGGACATACTAATACTACTGGTACAGAATCAAGGAATGCTCAACTGAGCGCAGGACGCAGTCAGAGAGTTTTATCTTATCTATCTTCTCAAGGGATTAGCACCAGCCAGTTACAAGTATTAGGAGTAAGTTCTAGCCAACCTTTGCAGCCAGAATTGACAGATGAAGGTAAAAAATTTAATCGCAGAGTGTCTTTCAAGGTCATAATTATGAGGGTTGGCAGCTCGAAATAA
- a CDS encoding Rab family GTPase, translating to MIQKKICMVGAFATGKTSLVARFVYSIFSEKYQTTVGVKVDKKLVHLPENSINLIIWDIYGEDELQKLQMSYMRGCSGYLLVVDGTRKNTLETAYRLQNSLEDNLGQIPFVLVMNKWDMTDEWEIDPAELNSLVEKGWNVVKTSAKTGIGVEDVFQILAQKIMET from the coding sequence ATGATTCAAAAAAAGATTTGTATGGTGGGTGCATTTGCTACTGGTAAAACTAGTTTAGTAGCTAGATTTGTTTATAGTATTTTTTCGGAAAAATATCAAACTACTGTTGGAGTTAAAGTTGATAAAAAACTTGTTCATCTCCCAGAAAATTCCATTAATTTAATTATTTGGGATATTTATGGCGAAGATGAATTACAAAAATTACAAATGTCATATATGCGGGGTTGTTCTGGCTATTTATTAGTAGTAGATGGAACTCGCAAGAATACATTAGAAACAGCTTATCGTTTACAGAATAGCTTGGAAGATAATCTTGGTCAAATTCCGTTTGTTTTAGTGATGAATAAATGGGATATGACTGATGAATGGGAGATAGACCCGGCTGAACTTAATTCTTTAGTAGAAAAAGGGTGGAATGTAGTAAAAACTAGTGCTAAAACTGGAATAGGAGTAGAAGATGTTTTCCAAATTCTGGCTCAAAAAATTATGGAGACATAA
- a CDS encoding TRAP transporter small permease subunit, translating to MEKLLKISRIIDAFTERIGRYTSWLVLVMVILGVWNVVGRYLGRISGNNLTSNAYIEAQWYIFDVIFFLGAAYTLKHNEHVRVDIFYSNWQRRRKAIADFLGTIFFLIPFSIIVIFVSWETIVASWQIGELSPDPGGLPRYPIKAMIIVGFVLLIIQGISQAIKNLAIIQGRLEPQEENHDTGL from the coding sequence TTGGAAAAATTGTTGAAAATATCGAGAATAATTGATGCCTTTACAGAACGCATAGGTCGATATACCAGTTGGTTGGTGTTAGTCATGGTCATACTAGGCGTGTGGAATGTTGTCGGGCGATATTTAGGCCGCATTAGCGGTAACAACCTCACATCCAACGCTTATATAGAAGCTCAATGGTATATTTTTGATGTAATTTTCTTCTTAGGGGCTGCTTATACCCTGAAGCATAATGAACACGTCCGCGTTGATATTTTTTATAGTAATTGGCAACGTCGGCGTAAAGCGATCGCCGACTTTCTCGGAACCATATTTTTTCTCATTCCTTTCAGCATCATAGTGATTTTTGTTTCTTGGGAAACCATTGTCGCATCATGGCAGATTGGTGAATTATCACCCGATCCAGGTGGGTTGCCCCGCTACCCCATTAAAGCCATGATTATCGTTGGCTTTGTGTTGTTAATTATTCAAGGAATTTCCCAAGCAATTAAAAATTTAGCAATTATCCAAGGCAGACTAGAACCCCAGGAGGAAAATCATGACACTGGCTTATGA
- a CDS encoding SLC13 family permease: MENWQALLSVIVFISVIFLVMTEWVHLTIAALLGALLLVFTNVMTLQEAVAYIGNSYGTLGLFFGVMVLVRAFEPTKIFDYLATQIVILAKGDGKRLLLGIVAIVTPICAVLPNATTVMLLAPLIPPMAQEIGINFVPLLILMVLIANSAGLLTLVGDPATFIVGDAVNISFIDYLWKLSLGGVIAVAVVTLTLPFLFRKIWHTKLENLEELPHPEINHPRVLSLGAVIVAFVLLFFVIGESLPIPISPAAVALLGAALALLLSHHSKIDTVNNILRDVDWSTLIFFMSIFVLIGGLEKTGVIGGLSGILAAILGKNIILGSLVLLFLVGILSSVVPNIPLVVAMVPLLKQYLVTVGLAPAEVLARDFQGQFPPEVLPLFYAMMFGATLGGNGTLVGASSNIVAAGISEQHGRRISFKTFLHYGIPVTILQLIASALYVLIRFLI; encoded by the coding sequence GTGGAAAACTGGCAAGCACTCCTAAGTGTCATCGTATTTATCAGTGTCATCTTTCTAGTTATGACGGAATGGGTGCATTTGACTATTGCAGCCTTATTAGGAGCATTATTATTAGTATTTACTAATGTGATGACTTTACAGGAAGCTGTTGCTTACATTGGTAATAGTTATGGCACACTGGGATTATTTTTTGGTGTAATGGTTTTAGTTAGAGCATTTGAGCCTACTAAGATATTTGATTATTTGGCAACCCAAATAGTGATATTAGCTAAAGGCGATGGTAAGCGTCTTTTACTCGGTATTGTTGCTATTGTTACTCCTATTTGTGCAGTTTTACCAAATGCAACAACAGTGATGTTGTTAGCGCCACTAATTCCACCAATGGCACAAGAAATAGGGATAAATTTTGTACCTTTATTGATATTGATGGTTTTGATTGCCAATAGTGCTGGATTGCTGACATTAGTAGGTGACCCAGCAACATTTATTGTAGGTGATGCTGTCAATATAAGTTTTATAGATTATCTATGGAAACTGAGTTTAGGTGGTGTCATTGCAGTCGCTGTGGTAACTCTCACTTTGCCATTTTTATTCCGCAAAATTTGGCATACAAAATTAGAGAATCTGGAAGAATTACCACACCCAGAAATTAATCATCCACGGGTTTTGAGTCTGGGTGCAGTAATTGTCGCTTTTGTCCTGCTATTTTTTGTGATTGGAGAATCCCTGCCAATACCGATTTCCCCGGCGGCTGTGGCTCTGTTAGGCGCAGCTTTGGCTTTACTACTATCTCACCATAGCAAAATTGATACAGTCAACAATATTTTGCGCGATGTAGACTGGAGTACATTAATATTTTTTATGAGTATTTTTGTGCTGATTGGAGGATTAGAAAAAACAGGCGTAATTGGTGGTCTATCAGGGATATTGGCAGCTATTTTAGGAAAAAATATTATCTTGGGTTCTCTGGTGTTGTTGTTTCTTGTAGGAATTTTATCGAGTGTCGTACCTAATATTCCCTTGGTAGTGGCGATGGTTCCCCTGCTCAAGCAATACCTTGTCACTGTAGGATTAGCACCCGCAGAAGTCTTAGCACGCGACTTTCAAGGACAATTTCCCCCAGAAGTTTTACCATTGTTTTACGCCATGATGTTTGGTGCAACCTTAGGCGGGAATGGTACGTTAGTTGGTGCATCGTCTAACATCGTAGCGGCGGGAATTTCCGAACAGCACGGACGACGGATTTCTTTTAAAACTTTTCTTCACTATGGTATTCCAGTCACAATATTACAACTAATTGCCTCAGCATTGTATGTGTTAATCCGGTTTCTGATTTAG
- a CDS encoding universal stress protein — protein MLARLQSAMGRDDLIDQMVLLPEPQKGQTTQSINLIVGYDASPNSHTALDIACWIAHQTRLATNQQVTVQAVYVVEDSNTKNRSNILSFAKRLPTIELPPSETKKSSTSVITQPKLTGIKSYLQTDTLTPLQEADRIIWQARTLAEEWQGSFKSHLRFGCVSTELRKVAEFEAADILFLGCKSVYHPLIETLGYNFPCAVLGIPECIDE, from the coding sequence ATGTTAGCACGCCTGCAAAGTGCTATGGGTCGTGATGATTTAATTGACCAAATGGTTTTATTACCAGAACCCCAAAAAGGTCAAACAACACAATCAATCAACTTAATTGTTGGTTATGACGCTTCTCCTAACAGCCATACAGCACTAGATATAGCCTGTTGGATTGCCCATCAAACAAGGTTGGCGACTAATCAACAAGTCACTGTGCAAGCTGTTTATGTAGTAGAAGATAGCAACACAAAAAATCGTTCTAATATTTTAAGCTTTGCTAAACGCTTGCCGACAATAGAATTGCCGCCAAGTGAAACAAAAAAATCCAGCACATCTGTAATTACTCAACCGAAACTGACAGGAATTAAATCATATCTTCAAACAGACACACTAACACCACTGCAAGAAGCAGATAGAATTATTTGGCAGGCAAGAACTTTGGCTGAAGAATGGCAAGGTTCATTCAAATCTCATCTACGCTTCGGTTGTGTAAGTACAGAGTTGAGAAAAGTTGCAGAATTTGAAGCTGCTGATATCTTATTTTTGGGTTGTAAATCTGTTTATCATCCTCTCATTGAAACCTTAGGTTATAATTTCCCCTGTGCTGTCTTAGGGATTCCTGAATGTATAGATGAATAA
- a CDS encoding ABC transporter ATP-binding protein, producing MKYTPSTIDAHDKAIPRTNFLEIENLVRSYLTPDKSNFVVLDGVNLTIIENEFISVIGHSGCGKSTLLKIVAGLEKSTSGSVRLDGKEIHKPGAERMMVFQNYSLLPWLTVKKNIRLAVDEVLKNANGAEKIGIVNKHLAMVNLTPAADKYPDEISGGMKQRVGSARALAIRPKMLLMDEPFGALDDLTRGKLQRQVLDIWENNRQAVMMITHDVDEAIYMSDRLRRGVAHRIVLMTNGPAANIGEILEVPFSHPRDRSAIRNSKAYFELRNHALNFLDKYFAQEE from the coding sequence ATGAAATATACACCATCAACAATAGATGCTCATGACAAAGCTATACCGCGCACTAATTTTTTAGAAATTGAGAATTTAGTTAGGTCTTATCTAACACCAGATAAAAGTAACTTTGTTGTTTTAGATGGGGTGAATTTAACTATTATTGAAAACGAATTTATTTCTGTAATTGGACATTCTGGATGCGGCAAATCCACTTTATTAAAAATTGTGGCGGGCTTAGAAAAAAGCACTTCTGGCTCAGTCAGGCTTGACGGTAAAGAAATTCACAAGCCAGGTGCGGAAAGAATGATGGTATTTCAAAATTATTCCCTCTTACCGTGGTTAACAGTGAAGAAAAATATCCGTCTAGCAGTTGATGAAGTGTTAAAAAATGCTAATGGAGCAGAAAAAATTGGCATTGTGAACAAACACTTGGCAATGGTAAACTTGACCCCGGCAGCAGATAAATATCCTGATGAAATCTCTGGAGGTATGAAACAAAGAGTAGGGAGTGCCAGAGCCTTAGCCATTCGTCCAAAAATGCTGTTAATGGATGAACCTTTTGGCGCATTAGATGATTTAACTAGAGGTAAATTACAAAGACAAGTATTAGATATCTGGGAAAATAATCGCCAAGCAGTAATGATGATTACCCATGATGTCGATGAGGCAATTTATATGAGCGATCGCCTACGGCGGGGCGTAGCCCATCGCATCGTATTAATGACAAATGGCCCAGCCGCAAACATTGGAGAAATATTAGAAGTACCATTTTCTCATCCACGCGACAGGTCTGCTATACGTAACTCAAAAGCATACTTTGAACTTCGTAATCATGCCTTAAACTTTCTCGACAAATATTTTGCTCAAGAAGAGTAA
- a CDS encoding ureidoglycolate lyase: MNTSQTVQTLTVEWITSENFSRYGQVIFPSSDDKAFDAEDAQLNLQNGTPRFYIMQLQKRGRKFHKITRHLQCTQCLGSLAGKDWLIAVCPPHNDADIPMLEEIAAFRIPGNCFIKLNQGTWHAGPYFDHEVVDFYNLELADTNVVDHFTHDFLKSHQLEFEMI; the protein is encoded by the coding sequence ATGAATACATCACAAACCGTCCAAACATTAACAGTAGAGTGGATAACATCAGAGAATTTTTCGCGTTATGGACAAGTAATTTTTCCTAGTTCAGATGATAAAGCTTTTGATGCCGAAGATGCACAATTAAATTTGCAGAATGGTACACCCCGCTTTTATATTATGCAACTGCAAAAACGGGGTCGGAAGTTTCATAAAATTACTCGCCATCTCCAATGCACTCAATGTTTAGGTTCTCTAGCAGGTAAGGATTGGTTAATCGCGGTTTGTCCTCCTCACAATGATGCAGATATACCGATGTTAGAAGAGATTGCAGCTTTCCGCATTCCAGGGAATTGTTTTATTAAATTAAATCAGGGGACTTGGCACGCCGGTCCATATTTTGACCATGAGGTTGTAGATTTTTATAATTTAGAACTTGCTGATACTAATGTGGTTGATCATTTCACCCATGATTTTCTCAAAAGTCATCAATTAGAGTTTGAGATGATTTAA
- a CDS encoding sensor histidine kinase gives MEFSQVLADNTNIIIAKWVVAVREDRQIESADDLSYTAIKNHIPDVFKAMVTVLSQSQESDIKSIVTASWQHGLLRAEQGFDPSEIAREYRLLRKVVFDTIEVDLLQRTPGEIIRSMRLIDAVIDEAIARCFHSYVGERLRELEHLQSSLTLHNEELTRLVTSNEDKLSQLAHELKHPLTAIIGYSDLFLRQQRREITRIDNTVNIEHIERVLRNGRHLLRLINNVLELSRYEAGKIQLQPAPIHIRDLINNVCEMLEPLAAEKNLAILINWVQAPSEIITDGFQLQQIITNLVSNAIRYTESGNISIVCEAIDDQKWAIAVSDTGIGIAEKDQTKIFEPYFRVSSKDRPYLPDSTGLGLAIVSRLVKLLQGEINLVSKEGLGSTFTVTLPLKVKT, from the coding sequence ATGGAATTTAGTCAAGTACTGGCTGACAATACTAACATCATCATCGCCAAATGGGTTGTGGCAGTGCGTGAGGATAGACAGATAGAAAGCGCTGATGATTTATCATACACAGCCATTAAAAACCATATTCCTGATGTTTTTAAGGCAATGGTCACAGTACTTTCACAATCCCAAGAGAGTGATATTAAATCCATTGTGACGGCCAGTTGGCAGCACGGATTACTACGGGCTGAACAGGGTTTTGATCCGTCAGAAATTGCCCGCGAATATAGACTATTAAGGAAAGTTGTATTTGATACTATAGAAGTTGATTTATTACAGAGAACACCCGGCGAAATTATTCGTTCTATGCGTTTAATTGATGCGGTGATTGATGAAGCGATCGCCAGATGTTTTCATAGTTATGTTGGTGAACGCTTGCGGGAATTAGAACATTTGCAATCTTCTTTGACGCTTCATAATGAAGAACTAACACGTTTAGTCACTAGCAACGAAGATAAACTATCACAACTAGCCCACGAACTTAAACACCCACTCACGGCGATTATTGGTTATTCAGATTTATTTTTACGACAACAAAGGCGAGAAATTACAAGAATAGATAACACGGTCAACATAGAACATATTGAGCGCGTATTACGCAATGGCAGACATTTATTGCGGTTAATTAATAATGTCCTAGAACTGTCACGATATGAAGCCGGTAAAATTCAGTTGCAACCGGCACCAATTCATATTCGAGACTTAATTAACAATGTTTGTGAGATGCTAGAACCTTTAGCGGCGGAGAAGAATTTAGCAATTTTAATTAACTGGGTACAAGCACCTAGTGAAATAATTACAGATGGTTTTCAATTACAACAAATTATTACCAATCTTGTGAGTAATGCAATTCGCTATACAGAGTCAGGCAACATTAGTATAGTCTGTGAAGCAATAGATGATCAAAAGTGGGCGATCGCTGTCTCTGATACAGGAATTGGCATTGCCGAAAAAGACCAAACTAAGATATTTGAACCTTATTTTCGCGTTAGTTCTAAAGACCGTCCCTACCTTCCTGACAGTACAGGCTTAGGTTTAGCAATCGTTTCGCGGTTAGTGAAGCTATTGCAAGGTGAAATTAACTTAGTCTCCAAAGAAGGGTTGGGTTCCACATTCACTGTGACTTTACCTTTAAAAGTAAAAACTTGA